One segment of Argiope bruennichi chromosome 11, qqArgBrue1.1, whole genome shotgun sequence DNA contains the following:
- the LOC129956514 gene encoding intraflagellar transport protein 74 homolog, with product METTSFSSQTSHDNSFLTTSTEKSFRIRNNPTSISKKQSVTEKESRPSNDLIHTPVFNKNVEDRPLIDQGLDITRHKARLENRQVKDKSYYMGLLYRKGYEIGAEIKKLMKKIQLMKADQSTYISCKQKAENQASELKNLQAILSDYNLIDDMYNTDTDIDELIEELQTIKTENELENAEVEKLFELNKKKEDLIRELETDISQEKYVADILSETSSPNLKNIYKNLRKMDEELKVNQIKLEEELKMLKTKKKNLEDECISLGRSETYSLIQKLNEGQIKRDSLTKEHFVNDRSIMLKKKREYNDLIKCLGNQTRNVKLQVQKIQSELDSINKKSESVQAERVQKMSKLQNREMTIDNFLATYPEKQAMLVNQLTEFQNKIKMLLEKMSSQLNFDGLGGKRNDLKNGSMEEDKEQMAEEQKAKVLLKKEILELMAKDELEDRLEEEIMKLKEEILTKKNEIDNFSNTKDLEKQFETKKKELLLQAENVRLQRDAYDTVIKDLQKKCETLESWLQKNDVNKELIKLEKEWHYLEQNNFEMKEFLDEAKASGDYFTVKDTVMDMTRQLNETLLEI from the coding sequence ATGGAGACAACAAGCTTTTCTTCTCAGACAAGTCACGACAATTCGTTTCTTACAACTTCGACTGAGAAAAGTTTTCGCATTCGAAACAACCCCACTTCAATCTCAAAAAAACAATCTGTCACAGAAAAGGAATCTAGACCTAGCAATGATTTGATTCATACTCCTGTATTTAACAAGAATGTCGAAGACCGCCCTTTAATTGATCAAGGTCTTGATATCACCCGACATAAAGCCAGGCTAGAGAACAGACAAGTAAAAGATAAGTCATACTATATGGGGTTACTTTACAGAAAAGGTTATGAAATAGGagctgaaataaagaaattgatgaaGAAAATTCAATTGATGAAGGCCGATCAATCTACATATATTTCATGCAAACAGAAAGCGGAAAATCAagcttctgaattaaaaaatcttCAGGCAATACTATctgattataatttaatagatGATATGTATAATACAGACACTGATATCGATGAACTAATTGAGGAACTACAAACAATAAAAACCGAGAATGAATTGGAAAATGCTGAAGttgagaaattatttgaattgaacaagaaaaaagaagatttaattcGGGAATTGGAAACTGATATCAGTCAGGAAAAATATGTGGCAGACATTTTATCTGAAACTTCAAGTCCtaacttgaaaaatatatacaaaaatttgagaaaaatggaCGAAGAATTGAAagtaaaccaaataaaattggAAGAAGAGCTGAAGAtgttaaagactaaaaaaaagaatttggaagATGAATGCATATCCCTTGGCAGATCCGAGACATATTCTTTGATTCAAAAACTCAACGAAGGACAAATAAAAAGAGATAGTCTAACCAAAGAGCACTTTGTAAATGATAGATCCATTATGCTAAAGAAAAAGCGGGAATATAACGATCTAATAAAATGTCTTGGAAATCAAACACGTAATGTAAAACTTCAAGTCCAGAAAATTCAAAGCGAACTTGATAGCATAAATAAGAAAAGCGAAAGCGTACAGGCTGAAAGAGTCCAAAAAATGTCAAAGCTTCAAAATCGTGAAATGACTATCGATAATTTTTTAGCTACATATCCTGAAAAGCAGGCTATGCTTGTGAATCAGCTtacagaatttcaaaacaaaatcaaaatgctTCTCGAAAAGATGAGTAGTCAGCTGAATTTTGATGGTTTAGGAGGAAAgcggaatgatttaaaaaatggcagTATGGAAGAAGACAAGGAACAAATGGCTGAAGAACAAAAAGCAAAAGTTTtactaaaaaaggaaattttagaattaatggCAAAAGATGAATTGGAAGATAGGCTTGAAGAGGAAATCATGaaattaaaggaagaaattttgACGAAGAAAAACGAAATTGATAATTTCTCTAATACAAAAGACCTGgaaaaacaatttgaaacaaagaaaaaagaacttttattgcAAGCTGAAAATGTTCGTTTACAAAGAGATGCGTATGATACTGTTATAAAAGATCTGCAAAAAAAGTGCGAAACATTAGAAAGTTGGCTTCAGAAAAACGATGTTAACAAAGAGCTGATTAAACTGGAAAAGGAATGGCATTATTTggagcaaaataattttgaaatgaaggaATTTCTTGATGAAGCAAAAGCTTCAGGTGATTATTTTACAGTGAAAGATACTGTAATGGATATGACAAGACAACTTAATGAAACACTCTtggaaatatga